GCCTCGTAGGGCTGCGCCTGCGAGCCCCCTGCCTTTGCAAGCACTTCGGTGATCTGCTCGCTGACCAAGCTCAGCGGCACCTGGGATGGCTTGCCGACCTCACCAGAAACCGTCACGTTTCGCGACGCCGTGCTGACACTCGTCACGATGACGTCCGGCTCGACGGCTTTGTTCGCCAGTGACGCAAGAATTGCCTTACGGGCTTCTTCAAGTGTCTTGCCCTCAAACTGGACCGATCCTGCATAGGGAATTGCGGCCATACCATCTGGCTGCACTACGATATCGAGGTTCGTCTGCTTCGATTCCGTCGTCGAGAAGAGCCCGTCGCTGCCTGCTTCGAAAATCGTAACCTTCAGGTGGTCCCCGACACCGATCACCACGCGGCCAACGCCACCACCGATGCCAAAACGGCGATTCAGAGCAGTCGTCACATAGTTGGAAACGAGAGTGGCAGAGCGGCTGTCAACGTCGACGATATCAAAAACGGCAGCGTTACGGCGGCCGACTTCTGCAGCGGATCGCCCAGCATCCTTGTTAATTGTATCGGCATGTGGCCCCTGCGAAGGCAACCCCTGGCAGCCCGCCAAGGCGAGGCAGATCAACACAATACTCGATCGAACCAATTGATTTCCCTCAACATCGACAGAACCGCTCTTGCTGGTCGCCGCCGAACTATTTGCAAAAGATTCTAATTGGCACCTGCAAAGCACACTGAACGTCTCACAACAAGCCAATTGGCGGACCGATCCCTAAAAAAATCACAGCTGCGTTATCAATGCCATAGTGCAGTAACGGCTCGACCACCCTCCCGCAAGCAGCCCCAGCCAACTATCTACAATTTGAGTTAAAGGCGCTTAAACAAGCCGGAGTGCGCCAAATCTTGCCGGTCCGCTAAAAGCATCGCGATGACGACCGCGGCGCTTGTGTCCATGCAAGGTCCCCGGTCCAGTTGCTCGGTTGCTAAACTATTATTGACTGCTCAACCGATCCATGCGGCCAACGCGACATAGCGGCAAGATGCCAAGGATCCCAGGTGGCGCGATCTGCGCCCGCGAAGCCGCACTTAAAGCCACTCGCCCTGAACGAAGCTGAAACCCGCGGCGCGGCTTCCAGAGCGTTGGGGTCCTTGTGGGCTCTTTCAATCATCTCGGAGAGTTGCTCATAATACTTGCGCAACTAAGCTTCCATCCTCGCCGAAATCCAAGATATGTTGCTTAACGCGGGCATGAATAACCGCTTTGGCTTGTTCCGCATCTCGCAAATCCACCGCATAGCTATTGCGCAGCAGATACCAGAAGCGTCGAAGGTCGGCAGCTGATACAGCAGTTCGTCCAGGCTGGAACTGTTTTTCGAAGGTACCTGGTTGCTCACAAACGAAGCACGCGGCCATGTAGTCTGAACGACCAAAAACATAGACTGGCTTTTCGTGCAGCAGGGCCTCGGCACCAACGCCGGAGTTTATCACACAGATAGCAGCCGATTTGGCGATGATGCTGTGAATGCTGCCGGTGGCTGAGATGATCCGGCCGGCGCTTTCGTTTTCTCGGATATACCTTCCGATCACTGTCGAGCCACAGAGCGGATGGCGTTTTACGACAACGGAGTAGCCGATCTTCTCACACGTGGTTACGACTTCCTCCATCATTTCGATGGGGCTGCAGTACGCCAATTCCTGAACTGAATCGCCCACCATTTGAAGAGCGATGAAAACAAATCGGCTGGGCAAAATCTCCGCAGCATGAATTGGGTCTTGAGCATATTTAGACAGGTTGCGGGAAATGGTTTGTTCTTGATCTCGCTGAAAAAAGTTGGCGGCAGTCGTAGCGTCCACCTCATCGAGCGGCAGTTCGGCTAGGCTTTTTCTTGAGAATTCCGACCATCCGGAGTAGCCGCCGGTATCAAAGCTGAAGCGTGATGGGCGGTCGGTCTCCTTGAAGTGAAGACCATTTCGATGCCCGGACACCGTGTGATACGAGAAGAAAGGTACCGGCAAGTCTTCGACACCGTGCAGCTTGATCTGCCCCTTCACCCCGTAATCGAGACCGATTGCGTCGAGGTACTCCGCAATGGTCTGCAAAACAAACCTGATATCGGCGCGAAATCCGGAATAGTCGATCTTGTTGGACCGTAAGGCTGCTGATGGGATGATGATGACGGCATCGTGCGTCTGGGTCATCGGAGGGCTCAGCCCAGCGCGCGCTAGAATATCCTGATGTCCGCGTCCGATAAGGCCAGACATCGGGGCAAGTGCATCAATGTCGAGCCGTCCCTCCAACCGGCCTGCCGCTTTTTCCATCCCGCTCTTGCGAAGAGCTTCGACCACTTGCCTTGCTCCTGCCAGATCCAGGAGCCACATCGAAGCCTCGAGCGCCTGTTGAGCGAACCTCGAAAGAAGCTTTGGGTCATTGAGAATTACAGCACGATCGCGAACTATTCGCTCGATCACAGACCTGAGGATGTCATTGCGGCCCGCACTATCGGCTGCGGCCGCAACCGAAGCCGCGAACTGGAAGAGAGGTTTGTCGGAATCGTGCGAGAGCCGCGTCCTACCGTCGACGGCGAACTCCTCGTGCCTACGTTCCTCCAGCAACAAACTTCTCTTGAACTCGGCGACCTGAACCCGCGCAGGAAATGACTCTGCAATATAATCCAAGGCAGAGAGAGCTGCTTCATACTCTCCATTCCTGCGCAGAAGCGCCGCTTCAATAACTGGCAAGAGGTTGCGATCGAACCGAGGCGTCCTCATCAACTCGTCGGCGTATCGAGGATCAACGTGTCCGAGAACTTCGTAGAGGAATAACCGCATCGAATCCGCACCCGGCGTCTCCCGGTTGCTTAGATCAATGAGGATTTTGACTGCCTTTTCGAAATTTTTCTGCTGACAGGCAATATACATCCGGCCGTCGCAGATACGGCGGCGGTGCGCCGGCATCGGCAGAAAGCGAACGACGAAAGCAAGGGCAGCGAGGACCACGCCAAGGCCGCCGAGGAATTTCTTTCTCTCGATCAAATCTTGAACGTGTTCCGCCAATCGGTCGATCAGGTACTTCATTGCATCTCGGTCTAGTTGCTTACAGTCGCAAACGCGAGTTCGCGCCATCAGCTTGACGGCACTACGTCTTACATCCCGGACGTAACGCGTTGTGGTCCATCCCGCAACAGAAGCCTCTCCTGCATCATCGAGGATCGAGCGGGCCTGCCGTACCGACGTCCTTCCAGATTTTGCCGCCTTCATAGCGCTCCCGTGGGCCTTCGCGTCAGGAGATAAGAGCGCGAATGAGGGGAACCGTCGAGGTGGCCCTTTTTGTGTCTTGGCTACATCATGCAACTCAACACATAATGTGAAGCAACCCTCCGTTGCTAATACGCCTTGATGTCGAATACTCGGCTCTGCTACCCGGCACTTGGTTCAGACCGTCTTGTCAGATTGACGAGATCTTCTCGCCGCTTGACCTGTTAATTAATGCGCAATTGCATTGGTTCGAATACCGCCGAGGAGGTCTACGACGCAAGGTGCTTGCCATGCCGCTTCGTTTCGACTACCGGATTTGAAATTACGCGTGTCGGAGTTGACCCATTACCCTCCTCCACGCCGGTATGCTAGAAGTGTCGCAGAATGCGTGCGCGTTATGGCAATAGGATCGACGCAACCGTTTTTGGACAAGTTACGTCTTTGAGACCTCCTATTCGACGGAGCAGAAACGCGGTATCTCATGGCTAATGCAGTCAGATTAATCATCTCCTCGCTCTTTGGCAGTGCACTTCGCCAGTCGAAGAAAGAGCCTGCGTTTGTTTTAGGGCTGAGCGCGTGGCGCCCTTATCTTCGCGATTGGTTCGAGGGTAAAAAAATCTACAAATTCGGACGCAGCATCTCTTGGTTGCGATTCTATCTAACGGTGGTTCCGCTGATCCTGGCTGATCCCCGTTCTAAGGTCTATGTATGGGCATACAAACACCCGGACTTTATTAAGAATTTTTGTCGCGCTTGGGACGTTCCCTTGATTAGAGTTGAGGACGGCTTTATCCGATCGGTTGCTCTTGGTGCAACGCGGGCGCCTCCGCTCTCCCTGTGCTTCGACTCCTCCTCGCTTTACTTCGACGCGACTGAACCATCAGACTTGGAAATAATCATTCAGACGCACGACTTTGATACCGACACCGAGACAAGGGCGCGTGCGCGCAAGGGCATTGAAAGGCTCATTGCCTCGAAGCTCTCCAAATACAATAATTCTCAGAATGCAGCCGTTGAAGAGCTATACGGTCCAAAGCGTCGTCGCCGCGTTCTTGTTCTGGGGCAGGTCGAAGATGATGCGTCAATAAAGTTGGGCTGCAATAAGAAATTAAGCAACAACGATGTCGTTCGAATTGCGGCAGCGGAAAATCCCGATGCTCAGATTATCTACAAGCCGCATCCAGAAATACTTCATGGAACAAGGCCCGCCCAGTCGAACCCTGATGCGGTTCGAGATATAGCCCTTATTCTGGATGACGATATAAGTTTGGCAGATAGCCTTGAGACGGTTGACCATGTTTATACAATTACCTCCTTATCCGGCTTTGAGGCATTGCTACGCGGCATCAAGGTTACCTGCTTGGGGATGCCTTTCTACGCCGGTTGGGGCCTCACAGACGATCGTCAGATCTGCGAACGGCGAACGACCAAGCGATCGGCGGAGGAGCTCTTTGCCGCGGCATACATTTTATATGCCCGTTATTTCGACCCAATACGCCATTGCGAAATCACGTTCGAGGAGGCATTGGAGCTTTTACGATCAATGAAGCAACAACAACTCGACGATCAACGGCCCGCGCAAGTCGTTCCTGTTTGAACTTAGGCGGCACATTCCTTGGCGGCACTCCAAATAGTGCTGCGCGCTAGCTTTTTTGTGCCAGCCAGACAAGATGCCCTGCTATTAGGAGCTTCTGAAAGTTCTTTTCTTCAGTTTAATGATGGAAAAGGCATCGACTTGCGCTGAAGAGTCGCTTGGTACTTTCCCTTTAATATTCCCATAATCTTCTCCCCAACTACGCTCGTAGCGCCTTGCTTTTCCAGACATGCTTAGCGAACGCAATAGGACGCCTTGTCGCCGCCTTTCTCATAAAGTGGCGGGCAAGGACAATATCCCCATTATTTTGAGCAAATCGCCACGCGAGCATATCCATACGAAACAACCTCATCTCACAGAAACGATCGCCGTATCGCCTAAAAAGCGTCCGATGCTTGTCGAAAATGATCTGATTGCACTCTCGGATTTCGAGGGCTTTCCGACCCTCGTCGGATTTGTGATATGCGCAAAGCGGTTCGGTCTTGGTAGCGTTATAAATTCGTCCGCCATGCATCTGAAACCGGATAAAGAAGTCGAGGTCCTGCATTCGTGGCAGGCGCTCGTCAAACCAACCAACATCCTTGAATGTGGCAGCCGGCCCTATCAGGGTCCATAGGTAGGCACGCAATTGGGATCCTATTAAAAGAGATTTCAATTGGTCACCATCTACCTTTTGGACGCGCCTGCGCCGCAATCCACCGGTCCAAACCCAGTCGTAGTTACAAGTAACCCAAAACGGATTTCCGCCGTTGGTTTGTTCAAGCTCGGCGAGCTTTTCGAACTGTTTTTCGAGTTTCAACGGGTACCACTCGTCACCAGCGTCAAGCCATGCGACATACGGGCTCTCAATAGCAGCCAGAAGGACGTTTCGTGTATACGGGCGCCCACGGTTTTCCTCATTTTCTATGATTTCAATCTTGAATGAGAAACTAGCGGCAACTTCTCTCAGCTTTGTTTTCGTAAGGGCGTCCGAACCATCATCGGCAATTACCACGCGGACTTGCCCCGGCCAGGTCTGGGCTTCAATTGAACGCAAGCTTAAGTCGAGCCCTGCGGTGTCATTAAAATGCGGTATGAGGATGTCGAGCTCGGCCATCAGGCAGCCTTCCCAATAAGTTTACCTATCAAGCTCATCCAACGATGACGATAGTTGTCCACTGTAAAATCTGCAACCGACTGCGGGCCATTCTCCGCCAGCGCCTGGCGCAGTTCATCATTCGCCATCAAAAGTCGAAGACCTTCGGCAAGTCCATCTGTTCCGGACCGCTTGCGAACAGCTACGCCGTTGTAGCCATCTTTGACGAAATTGCTTAACCCCGGGCAATCATCATAGAAAACCACCGGCGTTTTGAGATAGAGTGCTTCCGCCGGGGCTAGGCCAAATCCTTCGTGGTGGGCTGGATGGCAGAATATCGAGCTTTTTGCGTACACCTCGCCCAAATCACTGTGGTGTCCAAGAAGTTTGAAACTCTCACTTATTCCCAAGGCCTCGACTTCGTTACGCAAGTCGTGGCCCTGCGGCCCCGTCCCGAACAGGTGGACTTTCCAATCTGGAAAGTCGGCAGCAACCTCTCGCCATGACCTAACCAACTGAAGATAATTCTTAACAGCAGCAAGACGCCCCGCAGCTACTATTATCTTCTCGCGCGTAGGCGCCGGAGTATGCGATGAAAACTCCGGCGAAATATAATTCGGGATGGTTACAATCTTATCTTGAAGATGGGGCGGGAACCAGTTGCGAAAGTCGTCAAACAAAACATGGATGGCGGCCGCATTGTCGAGTGCCTTCAGCCGCATGTCCCTATCGAGCGGATTGGGATCCCATCGCGCAGGCGACTCATAGTCCTCCTTGGGTACATTGTGGTTCGTAGCAACGACCTTTGTATTTGTCTTCTCACCTGCAACGAGTGTAACCGTGTTTGCGGACGGCAGAAGGCTTATTGCAAGGTCGGGCCTATTATATCGAAAATAGTTTTCTAATTGCTCAAGGAAAAAGTCGTGTTTAACAATCCAGTTAGCTCTATTACGCCAAGATTCGGGTACAAAGTTAAATGACGGCAGTGCTTGAACTCGCCTCTGGGCTTTTGTTTTAGTTTTTCCGCAAAGATTTATAACTTCAACTTTCGGATTCACGGGATAAAAGGGGCGCTCTGGTTTCTCGTCGAAGTGAAGACATGTCACCCGAAAGCCCTCATCTGAGAGCATATTGGCCAGCTCGCAATAAATCCTCTCGGCTCCACCGCTACGCCCCGCCAAAAACCTTATGACTATGACTATATGCCTGCCGGTCTCGAATTTTCGCAATACGATACCCCCGTACGTTGATATGGGCGGCATCCTCCATAGCAAGGGGGAGCGGGTCAAGTAGACGTTGAAAATCTTAAACAGGAAAGGCGTACTTGAAACGCGGCTCGGGGAGAGACTACGATTGGAAAGAATATGCAGGAGCTACTTTGAGAGATTCTTCACACGACGACTTTTTGCGCAAGTCGTATAGGCGGACCTATGAACTTCCGTCCGATCAGCCAACCTGCGACGTCAGTGTTGTCATCCCAACCTTTAACAGATCGAAGTTTCTTCACAGAGCGCTCTCGAGTGTGCGAGCTCAAACTGTGACGCCTGCCGAGGTTATAGTAATTGATGATTGCTCTAACGAGGCGGAGGCGTCGGCAACGGAGCAGATCGTCGGAGAATTTTCTGAGCGGTTGAATTTAGTATTGTTGAAGAACAGCACGAACAGAGGAGCAAACTACTCCAGAAATATTGGCATACACATTGCTAAACATAAATACATTGCTTTTCTTGATAGCGACGATTTTTGGATGCCAGAAAAACTTGCCAGACAGATGGCAATACTTGAGACCAAAAAAGAGGAAAAGAAAGCGACACTTTGCGTCACTGGCCGGTACAGGGTCTCTGCAGAGAGTGGACAAATACTGGCTCGTCAGTTTGTACGAGCGAGCTTCAGTCGCGAAGCGATTATCCGATCAAACTTTATCGGCACACTATCTTCGGTTCTGGTGGACGCGTCATTGGCGCGAGCCGTCAACGGCTTCGACGAATCGTTGCCTGCTTGCCAAGATTGGGAGTTTTTTATTCGCATTTCGGAGAGCGTCAATTTTATCTCGGTTAGCGCTCCCTTATGTGTATACGTTGAACACCATGAAAATAGAATAAGCGCTAGCAACAGGCATCGCCTTCGTGGCCATCTTTTCATAAAGCGGAAATACATTAACAATTTGGAAGACAAAGCTGACCTCTCGGCGTTCTATCGCAATGTTGTGGAGGAGTTACAGCTTCTTGGGCGAAGTCGCTTAGCAAAAAAGCTCTATATTAGAGCCATGACTCAAGGTATCTTCCCGGCCTGGAAGCAGTCACTTGCGGAAGCGTTGCTGCATACCTACTACGCGTGGCGTCGAATGCCGATCTTAAAGACAGTCAGATACTTATCCTACAGAGAGAAACTTGCAAGGCTCGAGAGCAACATTGGAGAGATTTCACAGCTCCGTAGAGATCAAAGCTTTATCTCCACAGCGTTCCAGCGTTGGTAGACACATGACCACCGCTTTCGCGTTGATAGCGCGTGATGCGGTGCTCGTGGCAGCCAGAGCGTGGTAGGCAGAACGATTTCAGCCTCATGTACAGAGCGCCGGACGGCGCCTGATAGTTTGTAAGCGCGCAGGCGACCCCACGTAGCTCGATATCGCTCATTTTCCGCATGAATCATGCGGGGAGTCCTATGAGCGTCTTTGAGATCATGTCGGCTGTCTTCTCCTCTGCAAGTCAGGCCGCGAACGGTTTGTTCATAGACGGCGCTCGGGCAACGGCGGGATCTGGGAACTACAGCGGCGCTATCGAGTGGTCTCGGCTTGGCTCAAGCAGACGAGCGGCGGCTATCGCCGCGCGTCAGGGATCAGCCGACGATAAGGAAGTAGGTCTGTCCTTCCAAGTTGGCGATGTGAGCACAACTGCGAACGAGGCGCTTTTGGAGGCTATGATATTGCTTCACACTGGGCGGCTGAGTCTGCCAATGCTACCGGCATTGACGACCTATGCCGACAATACTGCCGCAACGGCGGGCGGTTTATCAGTCGGAGAACTCTATCGGACTGCGACCGGAGCGCTTGCAATTCGCTTCTAGCGTGTGTCGAATCTGTATTGATCCGATCGCCCTTTGACCTGTAAAGGTGGCTTAATATTATGGAGGGCCACGTCTTGAAGATTGCATTTGTCATCCAAAAGATTGCCGCTCGCAGTGGTGGCGCTGAGAGAGTGCTGATCGAAACAGCCAACGAATTGTCCCGCCGCGGTCATGATGTGCGCATCCTGTCTCACGAAAATCGCGGCGTTGATCCATTCTATAAGCTTGGCGAGGGAGTTAGACACACAAACCTTTTCGATCGTCCGATAGAGCGTAAGGCCAAGGATCGATGGAAGAGACGGGAGACCTTCCGTGAAAACCTTCCCGTATTCTTCCCGATCCGCCATGTGAAATGGCATATGACGCATGGCGGGTTCATCAGGGAACTCAAACGGTTCATTAAGAACGAGCGGCCCGACGTTCTGATTCCATTTTTGCCCGCCGCGATCACCCCCTGTGCCTTGGCAGCGAAAGGGACTGGGGTAAAGGTTGTCGCTTCGACGCATAACGAACCAAGTCAGGATTACGATAACCCGAAGCGCTGGGACGCGAACCCCATCGACATCAAGCTTCGGCGCAAAGTACTTGAATACTTGGATAAAATCCTTGTTCTACTACCATCGTACAGGAATTACTACCCGGAAAACTTGCATAGCAAGATCGACGATATGCCGAACCCCGTTGCGCCAGTCGAGCCGAGCAGGCTGGATTCCGTTACACGAGAGAAGCTTATTCTTGGCGTCGGCCGTCTAGCGGGGGTTAAACGATTCCATGTTCTTATCGAGGCATGGCCGCACCTTGAACAGACGTTCCCCGACTGGCGGGTGGAGATATATGGCGACGGTCCGGAAAAGGCAAACCTTCAAAGCCTGATAAACAGGCATGGTCTGAAGGATAAAATATTCTTGAAAGGAGTCACCTCCCTGATCGGCGACATCTACCTTAAGGCGTCTGTTCTCTGCCATCCTGCCGAATATGAGGGCTTCCCTCTGGCAGTTTGCGAGGCGCTTGCTCACGGACTTCCAGTGATCGGATTTTCTGATTGCTCAGGTGTGAACAGTCTCGTTCACCATAATACAAACGGGATTTTGATTGAGGCCGGCACTAATCGCGTGAATAGCATGCAGTCCGCCCTAGCTGAGCTATTGCCAGATCGGGAACGTCTCTCTAGGTTCAGCGCCGCCTCTCCTGGGAGCGTCGCTCAATACCGGCCCGATCTCATTTACGATAAATGGGAGAGAGTCGTGAGCGAACTTGTCCCTGAAGAGAACGACGAGGCTTGGTCCGAACGCACAGTGGGGGTTTGATGAGTACGAAAGAACAGCGCCAGCAGTTGAAGGCGAAAATGCCGGCCGCGCGGCTGAGCATGCAGCATACGGAGAATTGCCGCGTTTTGCCGAACCGCGGTGAACTGCTCTATCGGCTTCCGAATGGTGGCGTAGTGGCAGAGATCGGCGCGGCCTTTGGCGACTTTACGGCGCAGATCTTCGAGCGCAACAAGCCGAAGCAGCTTCACCTCATCGATGCATGGGACAGCGATCGCTATCGCGCGGGCATGGAGGATATCAAGACGAAGTTCAAGGATCAGATCGACGCCAATCGACTGAAACTTCATCAGGGCCTTTCCATCGAAAAGCTGCCCGAGTTCGAGGATGGGTTCTTTGATTGGGTCTACATCGACACCAATCACTCATTCGGAACCACTTGGAAAGAGCTGCAGATCTGCGACAAGAAGGTAAAGCGCGGCGGGCGTATCGCCGGGCACGACTTCTGCACCGGCAATGTCGTCGATCCTGTGCCTTATGGCGTCGTCGAGGCGGTGACGAAATTCTGTGCCGACTATGGCTGGCAATACGAGTTCCTGACCGTCGAACACCACGGTCATTTCTCTTTCTGCCTAATGCGCCTGTAACCAGCACGGAGATCCTCGATCGTGACCCTCGACGAATACGCAATTGAGTACGGGACTGACAAGGCGTCGACCCACCACAACTACACGGCTATCTATGAGCGTGTGTTTTCTCCGGTGCGGGAGAGCACCAAGGGCCTGCTGGAAATCGGCATTGGCGGTGTGAACTATAAGGGTGTCGCTGGCAGTTCGCTGCGCATGTGGGCCAGTTATTTCAGTAATGCCCAGGTGGTCGGCGTCGACATCGACCCGTCGGCCGACAAGGACTACGGCGACCGGGTATCTGTCGTGATTGGCGACCAGACGCGCCGGTCTACGCTTGACAAGGCGCTCGGTTTGCTTCCGTCGGTGGACATCATCGTTGACGACGGCGCGCACATCAACAATCTCACCGTCGCCACCTTCGAATACCTCTGGCCCCGCTTGCGGCCAGGCGGAATTTACGTGATCGAGGACACAGTCTGCGTTGGCGAGCTGCGGCTCGGAAACACGCGCGCCCAAACCGAGCAGCTTGTTCTCACGCTCCTGCGTGGCTTGGAAGTCAATGGCCGGATCATGGCGAAGGGCAACGCTGCCGATTTCTACAAGATCAACCCGGACTACGTTTTGAACGATTACGAACGGTGGGTTGAAAGCGTCGAACTCTATCGCGGTGTGTACGTGATCCGCAAACGCGAAAAATAATGACGACATACAAAGCAATCCCTATTGAGGGCGTCACTGCCCTCAATAGCCATTTCGGCGGGGTCAAATGGCATGGAGGAAGTCTTTCACTAGATTACTCCATAACTGACAAGCCAATGATCGTCCGGGCGATGATCAAGGATTGCGTTATTTTTCGACTGTTGACTGATTGCTCTCTTCCGCCTGAAGAAGTGGAGGACCAACACGGTCTGTCCAGAGATCATTTAGCATATGCTGTGCGAGGGGCATATTTCCACAGCCACCACGCTGAATCCGTCTTTGATGGCAATGTTGGTCACTACCGGTTTGTCACACAGATGAGTGTAGTGGATGTGTTGTCTCGGTCGCGGCCGGTCATTAGGGCTCTAGGCGTTCTAAGTTACGAAGACTGAAGCATGAACCCCGCTGTACGGGCGGGGTTTTTCTGTATTCATGTCGAGGCGGCGCATTTACTGCAGCAAAAGCGATCGCTTGTCTTGAATGAAGACGGTGTTGCTATTGATACCCTTCAGAACGTGCAACGGGATTTTGTACCGAATAGACGTCGCTTCATTCAAAACCTTGGAAGCATCATACGGGTTCAGGCGGAATACTTTTCCTATGTTCCGGTCCAGATCGTCAGCGCCAAATTTTCTTACATGGTCAAACTGACCGAACCTCTTTGTCCGATCGTCGTTTGTGATCTCATTAAAATCGCATTCGTACCGTCCAGGGAGGATAGGCAGACAAAAGATATGTACGCCGTTGGGTTTTAGCGACCGATGCAGGTGCCAAAGGACCGATGTAATGTCGCACGGGATGTGTTCCATGACGTGAGAGTGAATGATTACATCATAGGTTTCGTTTAGTAGTTTTTCTGTGTCCGTGATTAAATCGAAGCGTCTGACCATCAGATCTTCTGGGTAAATTGACGGCCGCAGGTCGATGGCGTCATACCCCTCTCCGACGATTGCTCGGATGTTGCGACCTACGCCTGCTTCTGGCGCGATATGCAGTACCTTATGCCCCTCCTTGATAAAGCCTTCCTTGTTGAGCACAAGCTGGAGAAGCCGGCTCCTTTCGAGGCTGTTGCAGGAGGCACAGCGGACCTTGGGCCTGCTTTTGATATCGAGGAATTCGCTTCCGCCGCAGACGTTGCACTCGTAATGGGGATCGGCTGTCTCGTGTTTCACGGGTTCAGCGGTCGTCCGGGTGTTCATGTCGTGTTCCTCTCATGCATTGACTTGTCGACTGCTTTTAGTCAAAAGCGGCATGTCGGCACAACAGAATTGTGAGCCGTCGTAAACGATCATTCCTGCCTGGAAGTAACTTTGCAATGGTGGAATACAAGCGC
This Rhizobium sullae DNA region includes the following protein-coding sequences:
- a CDS encoding glycosyltransferase family 4 protein, yielding MKIAFVIQKIAARSGGAERVLIETANELSRRGHDVRILSHENRGVDPFYKLGEGVRHTNLFDRPIERKAKDRWKRRETFRENLPVFFPIRHVKWHMTHGGFIRELKRFIKNERPDVLIPFLPAAITPCALAAKGTGVKVVASTHNEPSQDYDNPKRWDANPIDIKLRRKVLEYLDKILVLLPSYRNYYPENLHSKIDDMPNPVAPVEPSRLDSVTREKLILGVGRLAGVKRFHVLIEAWPHLEQTFPDWRVEIYGDGPEKANLQSLINRHGLKDKIFLKGVTSLIGDIYLKASVLCHPAEYEGFPLAVCEALAHGLPVIGFSDCSGVNSLVHHNTNGILIEAGTNRVNSMQSALAELLPDRERLSRFSAASPGSVAQYRPDLIYDKWERVVSELVPEENDEAWSERTVGV
- a CDS encoding class I SAM-dependent methyltransferase, with translation MNTRTTAEPVKHETADPHYECNVCGGSEFLDIKSRPKVRCASCNSLERSRLLQLVLNKEGFIKEGHKVLHIAPEAGVGRNIRAIVGEGYDAIDLRPSIYPEDLMVRRFDLITDTEKLLNETYDVIIHSHVMEHIPCDITSVLWHLHRSLKPNGVHIFCLPILPGRYECDFNEITNDDRTKRFGQFDHVRKFGADDLDRNIGKVFRLNPYDASKVLNEATSIRYKIPLHVLKGINSNTVFIQDKRSLLLQ
- a CDS encoding class I SAM-dependent methyltransferase; this translates as MSTKEQRQQLKAKMPAARLSMQHTENCRVLPNRGELLYRLPNGGVVAEIGAAFGDFTAQIFERNKPKQLHLIDAWDSDRYRAGMEDIKTKFKDQIDANRLKLHQGLSIEKLPEFEDGFFDWVYIDTNHSFGTTWKELQICDKKVKRGGRIAGHDFCTGNVVDPVPYGVVEAVTKFCADYGWQYEFLTVEHHGHFSFCLMRL
- a CDS encoding class I SAM-dependent methyltransferase, which encodes MTLDEYAIEYGTDKASTHHNYTAIYERVFSPVRESTKGLLEIGIGGVNYKGVAGSSLRMWASYFSNAQVVGVDIDPSADKDYGDRVSVVIGDQTRRSTLDKALGLLPSVDIIVDDGAHINNLTVATFEYLWPRLRPGGIYVIEDTVCVGELRLGNTRAQTEQLVLTLLRGLEVNGRIMAKGNAADFYKINPDYVLNDYERWVESVELYRGVYVIRKREK